The following coding sequences are from one Clostridioides difficile ATCC 9689 = DSM 1296 window:
- the pduL gene encoding phosphate propanoyltransferase — translation MKLPIALSNKHVHLSQADIDVLFGAGHELTKFKPLSQPGQYACEEKVDLVGPKGTLKGVRVLGPARAHTQVEISLADGFPLGVKAPIKESGDIAGTPGVKLVGPAGEVEMKEGVIVASRHIHMSNEDAAKFGVTDKQIVKVKTSGPRALVFENVLVRASDSFNLEMHVDMEEGNAAGVKNGDLVELIVD, via the coding sequence ATGAAATTACCAATAGCATTATCTAATAAACATGTTCATTTGAGTCAAGCTGATATAGACGTATTATTTGGAGCAGGTCATGAGTTAACTAAATTTAAACCATTATCTCAACCAGGGCAATATGCCTGTGAAGAAAAAGTGGATTTAGTAGGACCAAAAGGAACTTTAAAAGGAGTTAGAGTACTAGGACCAGCTAGAGCTCATACTCAAGTTGAAATATCTTTAGCAGATGGTTTCCCATTAGGAGTAAAAGCACCAATAAAAGAATCTGGTGATATAGCTGGAACTCCAGGTGTTAAATTAGTAGGACCTGCTGGAGAAGTTGAAATGAAAGAAGGAGTTATAGTTGCTTCTAGACATATACATATGAGCAATGAAGATGCTGCTAAATTTGGTGTAACTGATAAGCAAATAGTAAAAGTTAAAACATCTGGACCAAGAGCATTAGTATTTGAAAATGTATTAGTAAGAGCTAGTGACAGCTTTAATCTAGAAATGCATGTTGATATGGAAGAAGGAAATGCAGCAGGCGTTAAAAATGGAGATTTAGTAGAATTAATAGTTGATTAA
- a CDS encoding flavodoxin family protein produces MDSNDKKGLKSPEIIIINGSPRINKNCSFIANEVKAMLEECGLSCKIFNIYNMDIEYCTACGFCEKTGYCKFNDDMKPLYKMFDDSKGTIVISPVHFDSISAKLKTVVDRTQAIYASKYVLNKPSIDRSKKRIGMYIAVGGSKSYDSQFKGGQIVMDFFFKSINTKLLHNIYLNNTDDVSYIDNQEFKDIIYKNLKIYIDSI; encoded by the coding sequence ATGGATTCAAACGATAAAAAAGGACTTAAAAGTCCAGAGATTATAATAATAAATGGAAGTCCAAGAATTAATAAAAATTGCAGTTTTATAGCAAATGAAGTAAAAGCTATGCTAGAAGAGTGTGGATTAAGTTGTAAAATATTTAATATCTACAATATGGATATTGAATATTGCACAGCATGTGGATTTTGTGAAAAAACAGGGTATTGCAAGTTTAATGATGATATGAAGCCATTATATAAAATGTTTGATGATTCAAAAGGAACTATAGTAATAAGTCCTGTACATTTTGATTCAATATCAGCTAAATTAAAGACTGTTGTTGATAGAACTCAAGCTATATATGCAAGTAAATATGTATTAAATAAACCTTCAATTGATAGAAGTAAGAAACGGATAGGAATGTATATTGCAGTGGGAGGGAGTAAATCATATGATTCACAGTTTAAAGGTGGACAGATTGTTATGGATTTTTTCTTTAAGAGTATAAATACTAAACTTTTACACAATATATATTTAAACAATACAGATGATGTATCTTATATAGATAATCAAGAATTTAAAGATATAATATATAAAAATTTAAAGATATATATTGATTCAATATAA